The genomic window CATCCCATCGTCGCTCAATGGTTCTTTATTATTTCTGCGGGTCTTTTAGACTGATTTTATAATCCCGGGGCATGCACAGCCTCTTTCAGGAGGGCGTGACAATTCTATACCAGGGTTCCATGCAGTTACCGGTCTACCTGTGTCTTTCTTACCAATTTAAGGCCGTACTTCTTTGACAACTTTTCCGATTCTTCCTGGGACAATGGCCGAGGTGGCCGTCCTGCTCGTTCCGACTGCCGTTCGCGACGGACCCGATGAATCCAGTCTAAGGAAGGTGTTTTCCAATCTTCTTTCTCGCTTTCACGCTTCTTCATAACTCACCTCCCACGGCGAAACAATATCAATCAGCGGAACGTCCTCCCGCAGGTTCACACTGTTGATCATGCGCTTTCGCTCAATGTTGACCATATGCCGAAAGTTCCATGAAACAATGGTTCGAATATCGCTGACGGTGGCTACCGCGATATGCCGTGCGTCGTCCTCATAATCGGTCGGAATCGCACCAGCCGCCACGTAAGCCCGGGCCAGGGCCAAGCTTTCTTGGGTCTCTTCCAGTACCGCGAATTGAGTTTTTTCGATTTCACGAATAATTTTATCTCGGATGTTTTTCGGCGCTCTCTCCACCTCTTCAAGAACAAGTGTCGAAATATACCCATCCCATAATTCTTTGGCCAAGCCTCCAAGGAGTCTGTGGGTCGCTGCAAGTCTTTCTTCCGGTCCGGGGTCACAGACCGCTCCCAAGACCGACGTGTCCAGATACAGTTTCAATCGCATTCATTTACCCCCGTGGCAGCGCCAGCAACATCGCATCCAAGAGCCGATTCTCTTTACTATCTTTAGGATACAGGGCTGAGAGGGCATTTGCAAGGCGCAGAAAATCTGGCCCGTTTTCTGCTCTCAAAAGCCAATCAGCTAAACTTATCTCCACTTTCATTATTTGTTTTTTCTCCTGATGAGCCGTTGCCTAAGTCATTTGCGATTTGTCGAAATTGCTCCAGCAGGCGGCACCGGTACCACGACTACACACAAATATACTGGTACGGGTTCAAAATTTTGAATCCCTACGTTGATGGGTCACGTTTTTGTATTCGGATTCTCGGTTTCCT from Nitrospiria bacterium includes these protein-coding regions:
- a CDS encoding PIN domain-containing protein; its protein translation is MRLKLYLDTSVLGAVCDPGPEERLAATHRLLGGLAKELWDGYISTLVLEEVERAPKNIRDKIIREIEKTQFAVLEETQESLALARAYVAAGAIPTDYEDDARHIAVATVSDIRTIVSWNFRHMVNIERKRMINSVNLREDVPLIDIVSPWEVSYEEA